A single Actinomadura algeriensis DNA region contains:
- a CDS encoding carbohydrate ABC transporter permease, whose translation MTGSRTRRILSYVGIAAVAVYCLAPFYWMTISAFRRPQDQFDNSIVPIRWSLENFTAVFRGDNGFGRALLNSLVVAGLTTVLTLIIGIFTAYALARLRFRFKNALLGLIIATTMFPGISQLVPLLKLFTDIGWINTYQAMIVPSLGFALPLSIWLLNAFFRQLPFELEQAAMVDGCTRGQAFRKIIVPLAAPGVFTTAILTFIAAWNEFLIALSMVNEKDMQTATVAISKFTGVSGFDQPFGTQMAAGVIVTVPLIVVVLIFQRRIVAGLTAGGVK comes from the coding sequence ATGACCGGCTCCCGGACCCGGCGGATCCTGTCCTACGTCGGGATCGCGGCCGTGGCGGTCTACTGCCTCGCGCCGTTCTACTGGATGACGATCTCGGCGTTCCGGCGCCCGCAGGACCAGTTCGACAACTCGATCGTCCCGATCCGCTGGTCGCTGGAGAACTTCACCGCGGTGTTCCGGGGCGACAACGGGTTCGGCCGGGCGCTGCTCAACAGCCTCGTCGTGGCCGGCCTCACCACCGTGCTCACCCTGATCATCGGCATCTTCACCGCGTACGCGCTGGCCCGGCTGCGGTTCCGGTTCAAGAACGCGCTGCTCGGGCTCATCATCGCGACGACGATGTTCCCCGGAATCTCCCAGCTCGTTCCGTTGCTGAAACTCTTCACCGACATCGGTTGGATCAACACCTACCAGGCGATGATCGTGCCGAGCCTCGGCTTCGCGCTGCCGCTGTCGATCTGGCTGCTGAACGCGTTCTTCCGGCAGCTGCCGTTCGAGCTGGAGCAGGCGGCCATGGTGGACGGCTGCACGCGCGGCCAGGCGTTCCGCAAGATCATCGTCCCGCTGGCGGCGCCCGGGGTGTTCACCACGGCGATCCTGACGTTCATCGCCGCGTGGAACGAATTCCTCATCGCGCTGTCGATGGTGAACGAGAAGGACATGCAGACCGCCACGGTGGCGATCTCCAAGTTCACCGGCGTGTCCGGCTTCGACCAGCCGTTCGGCACCCAGATGGCGGCGGGCGTCATCGTGACCGTCCCGCTGATCGTCGTGGTGCTGATCTTCCAGCGCCGGATCGTCGCCGGGCTCACCGCCGGCGGCGTCAAGTGA
- a CDS encoding glycoside hydrolase family 13 protein — protein MTQDTLAVPAPRDGAENTARWWRDAVIYQVYVRSFADADGDGVGDLPGVRSRLPYLAALGVDALWLTPFYVSPMADFGYDVADYRDVDPLFGTLDDARALIADAHGHGLRVIVDVVPNHTSDRHAWFRAALAAAPGSPERARYVFRDGRGPDGAEPPNDWESVFGGPAWTRVPDGQWYLHLFASEQPDLNWENPEVHAEFEAILKFWLDLGVDGFRIDVAHGMAKAPGLPDVGHPNQVEMLGTAVLPYFDQDPVHDIHRAWRRLLDSYGGERIAVAEAWAPTPERLAAYTRPDELHQAFNFHYLTAPWDAAGMREVVDESLRTAEAVGAPATWVLSNHDVKRHVTRYGGGGTGLRRARAAALLTLALPGSAYVYQGEELGLPEVLDLPEEFLQDPQRLRGEGQGRDGCRVPLPWDGDEPPFGFGTGAATWLPIPGAWRSLTVAAQEADADSMLALYRNALRVRREHPALGDGALRWLDGPDGTLSFVRESADGRAFGCAVNTSGRTVRVPARGAPLLASGPVQIGDEGADLPPDTALWWELEAR, from the coding sequence ATGACGCAGGACACCCTCGCCGTCCCCGCGCCCCGGGACGGCGCCGAGAACACCGCACGCTGGTGGCGGGACGCGGTCATCTACCAGGTGTACGTGCGCAGCTTCGCCGACGCGGACGGCGACGGCGTCGGCGACCTGCCCGGCGTCCGGTCCCGGCTGCCCTACCTGGCGGCGCTCGGCGTGGACGCGCTGTGGCTGACCCCGTTCTACGTCTCCCCCATGGCCGACTTCGGCTACGACGTCGCCGACTACCGGGACGTCGACCCGCTGTTCGGCACCCTCGACGACGCCCGCGCGCTGATCGCCGACGCGCACGGCCACGGGCTGCGCGTCATCGTCGACGTCGTGCCGAACCACACCTCCGACCGGCACGCCTGGTTCCGGGCGGCCCTCGCCGCCGCGCCCGGCTCGCCGGAACGCGCCCGGTACGTCTTCCGGGACGGCCGGGGCCCGGACGGCGCCGAACCGCCCAACGACTGGGAGTCGGTGTTCGGCGGCCCCGCGTGGACGCGGGTGCCCGACGGGCAGTGGTACCTGCACCTGTTCGCGTCCGAGCAGCCCGACCTGAACTGGGAGAACCCCGAGGTCCACGCGGAGTTCGAGGCGATCCTGAAGTTCTGGCTCGACCTCGGCGTGGACGGGTTCCGCATCGACGTCGCGCACGGCATGGCGAAGGCCCCCGGACTGCCCGACGTCGGCCACCCGAACCAGGTCGAGATGCTCGGCACGGCCGTCCTGCCGTACTTCGACCAGGACCCGGTGCACGACATCCACCGCGCGTGGCGGCGGCTGCTCGACTCCTACGGCGGCGAGCGCATCGCGGTCGCCGAGGCGTGGGCCCCGACCCCCGAGCGCCTCGCCGCCTACACCCGTCCGGACGAACTCCACCAGGCGTTCAACTTCCACTACCTGACGGCCCCGTGGGACGCCGCAGGGATGCGGGAGGTCGTGGACGAGTCGCTGCGCACCGCCGAGGCCGTCGGCGCGCCCGCGACCTGGGTGCTGTCGAACCACGACGTCAAGCGGCACGTCACCCGGTACGGCGGCGGCGGGACCGGGCTCCGCCGGGCCCGCGCGGCGGCGCTGCTGACGCTCGCGCTGCCCGGCTCGGCGTACGTCTACCAGGGCGAGGAGCTGGGGCTTCCCGAGGTGCTCGACCTGCCGGAGGAGTTCCTCCAGGACCCGCAGCGGCTGCGCGGCGAGGGCCAGGGCCGCGACGGCTGCCGCGTCCCGCTGCCGTGGGACGGGGACGAGCCGCCGTTCGGCTTCGGGACCGGCGCGGCCACCTGGCTGCCGATCCCGGGGGCGTGGCGGTCCCTCACGGTCGCCGCGCAGGAGGCCGACGCGGACTCGATGCTCGCGCTCTACCGGAACGCGCTGCGCGTCCGGCGCGAGCATCCGGCGCTCGGCGACGGCGCGCTGCGCTGGCTGGACGGGCCGGACGGCACGCTGTCGTTCGTCCGGGAGTCCGCGGACGGCCGGGCGTTCGGCTGCGCGGTGAACACCTCCGGCCGGACGGTCCGCGTCCCCGCCCGGGGCGCCCCGCTGCTCGCGAGCGGCCCCGTCCAGATCGGCGACGAGGGTGCGGATCTGCCCCCGGACACGGCCCTGTGGTGGGAGCTCGAGGCGCGATAA
- a CDS encoding LacI family DNA-binding transcriptional regulator, with amino-acid sequence MTTRLADIAAHAGVSEATVSRVLNGKPGVSPTTRQAVLTALDVLGYERPARLRQHRAGLIGLIIPELTNPIFPAFAEVIESALARHGYMAVLCSQAPGGVAEDDYIEMLLERGVAGIIFVNGLHANAGSDRARYVRLLEKALPIVLVNGYRSDIDAPFISNDDVASMEAAVAHLAAMGHRRIGLAIGQDVYVPTRRKTEGFRRGMAAHTGLPANEVDALIVNTMYTVEGGQAAAARLLDEGCTAICGGNDIMALGAIRAARARGLRVPEDVSVTGMDDSLLTAYLDPPLTTIRQSVREMSMAAVSTVLGEIRGERAPRTELLYRPELVVRRSTAPAPAARRATVPEQAPGSARGTVHRPVPEG; translated from the coding sequence ATGACGACACGCCTGGCGGACATCGCGGCCCATGCCGGAGTGAGCGAGGCGACGGTGAGCCGGGTGCTGAACGGCAAGCCGGGCGTGTCCCCGACCACGCGCCAGGCGGTGCTGACCGCCCTGGACGTGCTCGGCTACGAGCGCCCGGCCCGGCTGCGCCAGCACCGGGCCGGGCTGATCGGGCTGATCATCCCGGAGCTGACCAACCCGATATTCCCGGCGTTCGCCGAGGTCATCGAGAGCGCGCTGGCCCGGCACGGGTACATGGCGGTGCTGTGCTCGCAGGCGCCGGGCGGCGTCGCCGAGGACGACTACATCGAGATGCTGCTGGAGCGCGGGGTCGCCGGGATCATCTTCGTCAACGGCCTGCACGCCAACGCCGGCTCCGACCGGGCGCGGTACGTGCGGCTGCTGGAGAAGGCGCTGCCGATCGTGCTGGTGAACGGCTACCGGTCCGACATCGACGCGCCGTTCATCTCCAACGACGACGTCGCGTCGATGGAGGCGGCGGTCGCGCATCTGGCCGCGATGGGCCACCGCCGGATCGGGCTGGCGATCGGGCAGGACGTCTACGTCCCGACCCGGCGCAAGACCGAGGGGTTCCGGCGCGGGATGGCCGCGCACACCGGCCTGCCGGCGAACGAGGTCGACGCGCTGATCGTCAACACCATGTACACGGTCGAGGGCGGGCAGGCGGCGGCGGCCCGGCTGCTGGACGAGGGCTGCACGGCGATCTGCGGCGGCAACGACATCATGGCGCTCGGCGCGATCCGGGCGGCGCGGGCGCGCGGGCTGCGGGTGCCCGAGGACGTGTCGGTCACCGGCATGGACGACTCGCTGCTGACGGCCTACCTCGATCCGCCGCTGACCACGATCCGGCAGTCGGTGCGCGAGATGTCGATGGCGGCGGTGAGCACGGTGCTGGGCGAGATCCGCGGCGAGCGCGCGCCGCGCACCGAACTGCTGTACCGGCCGGAACTGGTCGTTCGCCGCTCAACGGCGCCCGCCCCGGCCGCACGGCGCGCGACCGTCCCCGAGCAGGCTCCCGGGAGCGCCCGCGGGACGGTTCACCGGCCCGTTCCCGAAGGTTAG